In the Helianthus annuus cultivar XRQ/B chromosome 11, HanXRQr2.0-SUNRISE, whole genome shotgun sequence genome, one interval contains:
- the LOC110888710 gene encoding uncharacterized protein LOC110888710, protein MESLNDLLRQQNLLNRGDVWIWKNNEHQEFSVKNVNSSLSQNVDLNSAPCTFIWNNWVTTKSIMFVWRAIEEKILSAVALRSRGMNQIQVICKTCGAAEETADHILLGCNFARRIWEPITFWLKIPMVNTEGSIAELLQEISDIPRS, encoded by the coding sequence ATGGAATCTTTGAATGATCTTTTACGGCAACAGAACTTGTTAAACAGAGGCGATGTATGGATCTGGAAGAATAATGAACACCAAGAGTTCAGCGTCAAGAACGTTAATTCTTCATTAAGTCAAAATGTTGATTTAAATTCAGCGCCATGCACCTTTATTTGGAATAACTGGGTAACAACAAAGAGCATAATGTTCGTATGGAGAGCAATCGAAGAGAAAATTCTGTCTGCAGTCGCTTTAAGAAGTAGAGGTATGAACCAGATTCAGGTTATTTGCAAAACATGTGGTGCAGCTGAAGAGACGGCGGATCACATTCTTCTTGGCTGCAACTTTGCGAGAAGAATCTGGGAACCTATAACATTTTGGTTAAAAATTCCGATGGTGAATACTGAAGGAAGCATTGCAGAACTGTTGCAAGAAATAAGTGATATTCCGAGGAGCTGA
- the LOC110890958 gene encoding 60S acidic ribosomal protein P0-like has translation MGKVSKADKKIAYDQKLCQLLDDYTQVLVAAADNVGSNQLQNIRQGLRGDSVILMGKNTMMKRSIRMHSEKTGNQAYLNLIPLLVGNVGLIFTKGDLKEVREEVAKYKVGAPARVGLVAPVDVVVPPGNTGLDASQTSFFQVLNIPTKINKGTVEIITRVELIKKGDKVGSSEAALLAKLGIRPFSYGLVIQTVYDNGSVFSPEGLDLTEDDLIEKFALGVSMVTSLALAIHYPTIAAAPHMLINGYKNLLAVAVETEYSFPLADKVKEYLADPSKFAVAAPVAEAAPAAAAAAPAETKKEEPKEESDDEDFGISLFD, from the coding sequence ATGGGCAAAGTATCAAAGGCTGATAAGAAGATCGCTTACGACCAGAAGCTCTGCCAGCTTCTCGATGACTACACTCAGGTCCTTGTGGCGGCTGCCGATAACGTTGGCTCTAACCAGCTCCAGAACATTCGTCAAGGGTTGAGGGGTGATTCGGTTATTCTTATGGGGAAGAATACTATGATGAAGAGGTCTATTAGGATGCACTCTGAGAAGACTGGCAATCAGGCCTATTTGAACTTGATTCCGCTGCTTGTTGGAAATGTTGGTCTGATCTTCACCAAGGGTGACTTGAAGGAAGTCCGTGAGGAAGTTGCTAAGTACAAGGTCGGAGCTCCAGCTCGTGTCGGTTTGGTCGCCCCAGTCGATGTTGTGGTCCCTCCTGGCAACACTGGTCTTGACGCATCTCAGACCTCTTTCTTCCAGGTTCTTAACATTCCCACCAAGATTAACAAGGGTACAGTTGAAATTATCACCCGTGTGGAGCTCATCAAGAAGGGTGACAAAGTGGGTTCATCCGAGGCTGCTCTTCTTGCCAAACTTGGCATCAGGCCATTCTCATACGGTCTAGTCATTCAAACTGTGTACGACAACGGTTCTGTCTTCAGCCCCGAGGGGCTTGACTTGACCGAAGATGACCTGATTGAGAAGTTTGCTTTGGGTGTGTCCATGGTCACTTCTTTGGCCCTAGCTATCCACTACCCAACCATCGCTGCTGCACCGCACATGTTGATTAACGGTTACAAGAATCTGTTGGCTGTTGCTGTTGAGACCGAGTACTCTTTCCCATTGGCTGACAAAGTGAAGGAGTACCTTGCTGATCCGAGTAAGTTTGCTGTGGCTGCACCGGTTGCTGAAGCTGCTccagctgctgctgctgctgcacCTGCTGAAACGAAGAAGGAAGAGCCGAAAGAGGAATCTGATGATGAAGACTTCGGTATCAGTTTGTTTGATTAG